From the Thermus brockianus genome, the window CTTCTTCGCCGCCCCCCTGGCCACCCTCCTCCACGAGCACCGGACCCGGCGCCTCCTGGAAGAAGCCGCCCTCACCGACCCCCTCACGGGCCTCCTCAACCGCCGGGCCTTTGACCGCTACTTCCTGGAGGAGCTCAAGCGGGCAGAGCGCTACGGCTACCCCCTATCCCTGGCCATCTTGGACCTCAAGGGTTTCAAACCCGTGAACGACCGCCTGGGCCACGCCACGGGGGACCTCGCCCTCATGAAGGTGGCGGAGGTCCTGCAGCGGGAACGCCGCAACGGCGACCGCATCTTCCGCTGGGGCGGGGACGAGTTTGCCGTCCTCTTCCCCCACACCCCCAAGAAGGGGGCCATCGCCGCCGCCTACCGCTACGCCCAGGCCATAGAAAGACTTTGCTTTGGCGAGATCTGCCTGGGGGTGAACATCGGGGTGGCCACCTACCCCGAGGACGGCACCACGCCCGATGAACTCTTAAGCGCCGCCGACACCCGCATGTACCAGGCCAAGGCCCTGGGCCAGGCGGTGGTGGCCTGAAGCCGTTGCAAAAGCTCCCCAAAGGCGTAAAATGGGCTCGGTCCGAGCATGCGCCTTCTTGGGGGAAGCCTAACCCAACTTCTCCTCCCCCTCCTTCGGAAGGGGTTGCCAGGGCTTCCCGAAAGCCTAAAGAACGTGGCCCAGCTCCTTAAGGCCCACCGGGCCTACCTCTTCCGCTTGGAGGAGCGGCAAGGGATCTGGTACGCCAGCCAGCTAGCGGAGTGGGCCAAAGAAGACGTAGAACCCCAGATCCAGAACCCCGCTTTGCAAAACCTGCCCATGGTGGAGTCCGGCTACGGGCGCTGGCTAGCGCGCTTTTTGGCTGACCGAAGCGTGGGCGGCCCCGTGGCCACCTTCCCCGAGAAGGAAAGGCCCCTCCTCGAGGCCCAGGCCATCCAAAGCCTCCTGGTGGTGCCCATCTTTGTGGAGGGAAGGCTTTGGGGGTTTTTAGGGGTGGACGACTGCGCCCGGGAAAGGGCCTTCACCCGAGAAGAGGAGGCTACCCTTCGGGCCCTAGCCGGGGTTTTGGCCCAGACCCTGGAGCTTTGGGAGCGCACCCGTTGGCTCCAGCTCTTGGTGGAGCTATCCCCCTTTTACCTGGCCCGGTTCTCCCCAGAGGGGAGGTTGCTGTACGCCAACCCCGCCTTAAAGGGCGCTTTTCCCCAAGGGCTTTCCCTGCCCTTAAGCGAAGCCTTGGCCCAACCTGGCCGCCCCTTTACCCACCTTTCCCGAAAGGAGCGGGTGGTGGAGTGGACCCTCCTTGGGGTACCGGGGCCGGGCAAGGAGGCGCTGGAGGTGCTGGCCCTAGGGGTGGACGTGACGGAAAGGGAGGAGGCCCAGGCGCGGGAAGCCCGCTGGAACGCCTTCCGGCGGAACCTGCTCCGCGTTTACGAAACCCTCATGGCCGAGAGCCTTTCCGACTCCATCTTCGGCCTCATCCTGGACGCCGCCTTGGACACCATCCCCAGCGCCCAGGCGGGTAGCGTCACCGTGCTCATGGAAGACGGCTGTTACCACTTCGTGGCCGCCCAGGGCTACGACCTCGAGGCCCTCCGCCAGGTCTGCCTCCGTCCCGAAGAACCCCTCTCCCTCACGGGCCACCGGGAAGCCCAGGTCTTCACCTGGCAGGACCTCATGCGCTTCAACGCCCGCCTGGACCCCCAAAGGCGCCGGGTCATGGAGGAAGCGGGCCGGGTGCGGGACATCAAGGCCATCCTCTCCGTACCCGTCTTCTTGGCCGGGGAGCGCAAGGCTTTCTTGTATCTGGACAACTTTGAAAGCGCCGACGCCTTTACCCCCCTGGACCTGGAGCTCGCCCAGGCCTTCGCTAGCCAGCTTGGGCTTCTCCTGCGGCGGCTGGAGCTGGAAGGGGCGCTCCAGCACCTGGCCTACCACGACCCCCTCACGGGCCTTCCCAACCGCCTGTTCTTCCTGGAAAAGCTGGCCCAAGCCCTACAGGAAGAACCCGAGTCCTTGGCCCTCCTCTACCTGGACCTGGACGGGCTCAAGCTGGTGAACGACCTGGACGGCCACGCCGCCGGGGATGAAGCCCTCCGGGTGGTGGCCGCCCGCTTACGGGCCACCTTGCGCCCCCGGGACCTGGTGGCCCGGCAAGGAGGGGACGAGTTTCTGGTCCTCCTAACCCACCTGAAAAACCCCGAGGAGGCGGTGGCCGTGGCGGAAAGGCTTTTAGAGGTGGTGCGC encodes:
- a CDS encoding EAL domain-containing protein — protein: MRLLGGSLTQLLLPLLRKGLPGLPESLKNVAQLLKAHRAYLFRLEERQGIWYASQLAEWAKEDVEPQIQNPALQNLPMVESGYGRWLARFLADRSVGGPVATFPEKERPLLEAQAIQSLLVVPIFVEGRLWGFLGVDDCARERAFTREEEATLRALAGVLAQTLELWERTRWLQLLVELSPFYLARFSPEGRLLYANPALKGAFPQGLSLPLSEALAQPGRPFTHLSRKERVVEWTLLGVPGPGKEALEVLALGVDVTEREEAQAREARWNAFRRNLLRVYETLMAESLSDSIFGLILDAALDTIPSAQAGSVTVLMEDGCYHFVAAQGYDLEALRQVCLRPEEPLSLTGHREAQVFTWQDLMRFNARLDPQRRRVMEEAGRVRDIKAILSVPVFLAGERKAFLYLDNFESADAFTPLDLELAQAFASQLGLLLRRLELEGALQHLAYHDPLTGLPNRLFFLEKLAQALQEEPESLALLYLDLDGLKLVNDLDGHAAGDEALRVVAARLRATLRPRDLVARQGGDEFLVLLTHLKNPEEAVAVAERLLEVVRLPIPLRERVYHLTTSIGLALGERGLGPGELLQRADLALYRAKGEGKDRLAFFESHLQEALRREMHLLEALRHDLEREKGLWLAYQPIVDLKTGKPVALEALLRWRLASPGEFIPLAERHRLMASLGQFVLRRACQEQPRHGLPVHVNVSPHELLDPHYPAHVAQILEETGCAPENLVLEVTESTLIPDERGREATGSLQILRRLGVRVFLDDFGSGHSSLERLAQLPVDGLKLGQAFTQALGSPPDPQSPAARVVAAVLALAKTLGLQAVAEGVEDEHVLAYLKALGFRLGQGYLLGKPTPLYSEEE